The Kogia breviceps isolate mKogBre1 chromosome 4, mKogBre1 haplotype 1, whole genome shotgun sequence genome window below encodes:
- the LOC131755470 gene encoding RNA/RNP complex-1-interacting phosphatase-like: protein MLPALWPQHQPVRGLCTSWPKRPPAGEGERRLEKIGTSQVFNRSRGHCLERQNFIEDLQNGPIRKNRDSSVSRTSGFEDSEHMMEPVHTANKSVNQGPKYNLPRTPGYLTSRHFHTQTQGLQQSERKFSQNQNIYQRGHFSPPGPHGEDRLHRRYSWNVKPNASQAAENRRWYPGGYYRLPYPTSYRRTK from the exons ATGTTACCTGCCCTGTGGCCTCAACATCAACCAGTCAGAGGATTGTGCACGAG CTGGCCAAAGCGTCcaccagcaggggaaggggagcggCGCCTGGAAAAGATCGGGACCAGCCAAG TATTCAATAGGAGCCGTGGACATTGCTTAGAAAGACAAAACTTCATTGAAGACCTTCAGAATGGTCCCATCAGAAA GAATCGGGATTCCAGTGTATCCAGAACAAGTGGCTTTGAAGACTCAGAGCACATGATGGAACcagttcacacagctaataagtctGTTAACCAAGGACCGAAGTATAACCTACCTCGGACCCCAGGTTACCTAACATCTCGGCATTTCCATACCCAGACCCAAGGTTTGCAGCAATCAGAAAG aaaattttcacagAATCAGAACATTTACCAGAGAGGCCATTTTTCTCCTCCTGGTCCCCACGGAGAGGACCGTTTACACAGGAGGTACTCTTGGAATGTAAAGCCAAATGCCAGTCAAGCAGCTGAGAACAGAAGGTGGTATCCTGGCGGTTACTACAGACTACCCTATCCGACCTCTTATAGACGGACCAAGTGA